The genomic DNA CGCCGGCATCTTTTTTGTTCTCTACAACCGCACCAATGACCTGCTTACCCAGAGAATCCATGAACAGGCGGTGAGCTACGAAAACCTGATCCGCCACACCAAGAACTGGAATTATAAATACGGCGGGGTCTATGTCGAAAAACGGCCGGGCGTAGAATCTAACGCGTACCTGCTGCGACTCGGCATGAATCCGGATTTAAAAACCGAAACTGGCGAAGTTTTAACTATCCGCAACCATGCAATCATGGTTGATGAAATAGCGCAGCAGACCAAACGTCATGAAGGCGTTAATTTCCGAGCGGTCAGCCTCAAACCGTTATCTGACAAGAACACCCCGGATGAAGTAGAGAAGGTCGCCCTGAAGGCATTCGAAAATGGCGCAAAGGAGTTTTCCCGCATCGAGTTGGCAGGAGCCCATGGATCATTCTACCGCTACATGATGCCGTTGTTTGTGGAGCCGGATTGCCTCACTTGTCATAAATCCCAAGGCTACAAGACCGGTGACATTATCGGCACCATGAGTATTTCCATTCCGATATCCCAAATGGTCAGTGAAATAAGCGCAAACCGCCTGCTCATTTCGATTGCAGCCATCCTCACTATCGGCATTCTTATTGGAATTACCTATTTCCTCACTTGGCGCTTGGTCATTCAACTCGACGCAGCGCAAAAGTCCCTCAAGAAACTTGCCTCTACCGACGAGCTGACAGGGATCAAAAACAGGCGCCAGATCATGAAGCGCCTTGAAGAAGAGTTTGAGCGGGCAAGCCGCTTACATGAACCACTTTGCCTGATAATCATTGATATCGATCACTTTAAAAAGATCAACGATAACTACGGTCACCCTTGTGGCGATCAGGTATTAAGGCAGGTGGCAGGCAGGATGAATGACAACCTCCGGCGCTATGACAGCATCGGCAGAATTGGCGGTGAAGAGTTCCTGCTCGTGTCTCCTGGTAGCACCATTGACGAGGCGGGTATTTTGGCTGAAAGATTGCGGGAGACCATCTGCGGAGAACAATTCGGAGAAGAGCCCTGCAGATTTTCAATCTCAATCAGTGCCGGGGTTACAACACTGCTTGAGACGGACAGCAAAGTCGATACCCTGATCAAAAGGGCTGACGAGGCCCTTTACCGGGCGAAACATTCAGGCAGGAACAGGGTAGAAGTCGCCTGAACCTGTAGTCAACTATTCAAACGCCTTACGGTATTCCATCGCCAGCTTTTTCCGGTTCTTGCAGCAGATCACATCCCATGGCAGCACTTCGTCAAGGCCAGCTTGACGGGTGACCAGTTGCTCCATATCCAGCCCTGCCTCTTTCAGCGCCTTGCGCCAGTTGCCGGTTTCAGCATAACGCACAATAGCAACGGAGAGCCTCCTATCGCCACGAGAGACCAAGGCCTGCGTCAACGAGTCCTTGATCCCTTCCATCTGCATCCGCACATTCGGCACCTTGGCAAATGCCTTCCTGAGGAAAGATGCCTTCGCTTCCAGCTCCCGCACCGGCGCCATGGCGCACCACTGAAATGGGGTGAATGGCTTTGGCACAAAGGGATTGATTGAAAGCGTTATCTGCCCCAGCCTCTTGTTCCCTTTAGCCGTCTCTGTAACCAGTTGCCTGATTCTTTCGACCAGAGATACCATCTCTTCCAGGTCTGCCATGGTTTCTGTCGGCAAACCGACGATGAAGTAGAGCTTCAGATTCAGGATATCGTGACTGATCAGCAACCGGCAGGCCTCAAGGATCTGATCACTGTTAATCCCTTTGCGAACCAGGTCGCGCATCCGTTGCGAGGCTCCTTCCGGCGCAAGACTTACTGTCTTGTGGCCACTCTCAACCAGCACCTTAATCAAATTGTCCTCAAGGGAATCGATCCGTAGCGAGGCAACCGAAACGTTGCCGCCTGCATCTCTGATGTCTCGGCAAAGTTCGCCGACCCCGGTAAAATCACCGACAGCCGCACCGACAAGACCGACCTTGCGGTGTTGTTCAAGAGCGATCAGCGCCTGGGCTCTGACTGATTCAAGGGAACGTTGCCGATATGGTTCATAGATAAAGCCTGCGGCACAGAATCGGCAGCCGCGGGGGCACCCCCTGGATACCTCAAGCAGATACATCCCGGAGAACTCGGTGTCAGGAGAAAACAGGCGTGAACCGACCTGCGCGTTGTCCAGATTGGCGCTCCAGACCCGCTGCACGCACTCTGGTGCCCCTGTGGACGAAGAAATACTGGCAACGGCAGGGCCGTTGTATTCGACTCGGTAGAATGCCGGCACATAGATTCCAGGCACAGTTGCGGCCTGGTGCAGCAGTTGTTGCCGCTCGGCATTGGCAGTGGCCTTCAAAAGCTCCAAGAGCGCCGGCACCAGCGGCTCCCCTTCGCCGATGCACGCAAGGTCCAGCAAGTCGGCAACCGGTTCAGGGTTAAGAAAAATCGCGGCGCCGCCGGCAATCACCAACGGCTCGCTGCTGCTTCTGTCCGAGGAACAGGCAGGTATGCGGGCCAGAGCAAGAATGACCGGGATATTGAGATAATCCGTTTCGAATGAAACAGAAAACGCCAGGACATCGAATTCGTTAAGGGGCTTCTGGGATTCGAGAGAAAGAAGCGGTTTGCGACTGGCGTTAAGCTCTGCCAGCTCATCTTTCTCCGGCAGGAAAGCCCGTTCGCACACCACGTCACTGTTTTCATTGAACAGGGC from Geoanaerobacter pelophilus includes the following:
- a CDS encoding diguanylate cyclase, producing the protein MIKRVLPKPFQYFGNVRFFLFSLCLIISLFVAGIFFVLYNRTNDLLTQRIHEQAVSYENLIRHTKNWNYKYGGVYVEKRPGVESNAYLLRLGMNPDLKTETGEVLTIRNHAIMVDEIAQQTKRHEGVNFRAVSLKPLSDKNTPDEVEKVALKAFENGAKEFSRIELAGAHGSFYRYMMPLFVEPDCLTCHKSQGYKTGDIIGTMSISIPISQMVSEISANRLLISIAAILTIGILIGITYFLTWRLVIQLDAAQKSLKKLASTDELTGIKNRRQIMKRLEEEFERASRLHEPLCLIIIDIDHFKKINDNYGHPCGDQVLRQVAGRMNDNLRRYDSIGRIGGEEFLLVSPGSTIDEAGILAERLRETICGEQFGEEPCRFSISISAGVTTLLETDSKVDTLIKRADEALYRAKHSGRNRVEVA
- a CDS encoding radical SAM protein; translated protein: MSWKTIEKYRRILAAEQGAVVKGWGGKLTVCLIYPNHYRTGMSNLGFQAVYALFNENSDVVCERAFLPEKDELAELNASRKPLLSLESQKPLNEFDVLAFSVSFETDYLNIPVILALARIPACSSDRSSSEPLVIAGGAAIFLNPEPVADLLDLACIGEGEPLVPALLELLKATANAERQQLLHQAATVPGIYVPAFYRVEYNGPAVASISSSTGAPECVQRVWSANLDNAQVGSRLFSPDTEFSGMYLLEVSRGCPRGCRFCAAGFIYEPYRQRSLESVRAQALIALEQHRKVGLVGAAVGDFTGVGELCRDIRDAGGNVSVASLRIDSLEDNLIKVLVESGHKTVSLAPEGASQRMRDLVRKGINSDQILEACRLLISHDILNLKLYFIVGLPTETMADLEEMVSLVERIRQLVTETAKGNKRLGQITLSINPFVPKPFTPFQWCAMAPVRELEAKASFLRKAFAKVPNVRMQMEGIKDSLTQALVSRGDRRLSVAIVRYAETGNWRKALKEAGLDMEQLVTRQAGLDEVLPWDVICCKNRKKLAMEYRKAFE